ACGCCCACGTGGCGGCCCTGCTGCCGACCCACGGCGTGGAGCGGCTGGTAGGGATTGGGGCGGAAATCAGCGCCCACCAGCAGGCGTTTGGGGAAATGCAGCAGGTGTTCTTCCCGACGACGGAAGCCTTCCTCGAAGCGTTTCAACCCGAGCAGTTTCACCAGGAAACGATACTAGTAAAAGGAGCCCGGCGCTTCGAGTTTGAGCGGATAGTGGCCGCCTTCCAGCAGAAGATTCACGGCACGGTGCTCGAGGTCAACCTCGACGCGCTGGTCCACAACCTGAACTTCTACCGGGCCCGCCTGCAGCCCGGCACCCGGCTCATGGTCATGGTCAAGGCGTTTGCTTACGGCAGCGGTAGTTACGAAGTGGCTAACCTGCTGCAGTTTCACCGCGCCGACTACCTGGCGGTGGCTTATGCCGACGAGGGCGTGGAGCTGCGCCAGCACGGCATCAGCCTGCCCATTATGGTGATGAACCCCTCGCCGGACTCGTTTCAGAAGCTGCGGCAGTACCACCTGGAGCCGGAAATCTACTCGTTTGAGCGGCTGCAGGAGTACCTGCGGGCCGCCCAGGAGCAGGCCATGCCCGCCATTCACCTCAAGCTCGATACCGGCATGCGCCGCCTGGGCTTTGCCGAGGAAGACCTGCCCGAGCTCTGCGCCATGCTGCGGGAGCACGCCGCCCACCTGCGCGTGGCCAGCGCCCTGACCCACCTGGCCGGCGCCGACGAGGAGCAGCACAACGACTTTTCGCGCCAGCAGCTGGCCGCCTTCCAGCGCATGGCCCCGCAAGTCGAAACGGCGCTGGGGTACTCCATTATCAAGCACGCCCTGAACTCGGCCGGCATCGTGCGCTTCCCCGACGCCCACTACGATATGGTCCGCCTGGGCATCGGCCTCTACGGCGTGGAAGCCAGCGGGCAGCAGCCCGACGCTCTACGGCCCGTGAGCAGCCTGCGCACTACTATTTCCCAGATCAAGACCCTGGCTCCGGGTCAAACGGTAGGCTACGGCCGCCGCGGAGAGGCCGTAAGCCACGAGCGGCGCATTGCTACTCTGGCCATTGGCTACGCCGATGGCTACGACCGGCGCTTCGGTAACGGGGTCGGGGAGGTAGTCATTCGGGGGCAGCGGGCTCCGCTGGTAGGCAACGTGTGCATGGACATGTGCATGGCCGACGTAACCCACATTGCCGGGGCCCAGGCTGGCGACTCAGCCGTGGTGTTTGGCGAAGAAATGCCTCTGCGGGAGGCTGCAGGCCGCATCGGCACCATTCCGTACGAACTGCTGACCAACGTGAGTGAGCGGGTAAAGCGGGTGTTTTTCGCCGAGTAGAAGGGCCGGGCCGGAGGAAGAAACTCAACCTGCGCC
Above is a genomic segment from Hymenobacter cellulosivorans containing:
- a CDS encoding bifunctional UDP-N-acetylmuramoyl-tripeptide:D-alanyl-D-alanine ligase/alanine racemase, encoding MLLFSDLPALTHGSILQEPATPTPIQHLLLDSRRVGQPAGSLFFAIRGAQHDGHRYLPDLYQQGVRLFVVDQPELIPGGAAAFPEAGFLVVPAALGALQTIAAHHRQQFRIPVFGITGSNGKTIVKEWLAQLLSPDELLCKSPRSYNSQVGVPLSVWELNATHTLGIFEAGISETGEMTRLARVIQPTLGIFTNLGTAHDAGFASAAEKVAEKMQLFDKVDTLFYCRDHEAIHAAAQAQLGTGRTFTWSRHHSYDTHVAVQVLEASAQRTVVRLTLERPVLQEHTFTLPFADEPSVENALHGLTVLLWRQVPAPEIQRRLDRLQPVAMRLEMKQALNDCYVLDDTYNNDLAGLRLALDALARQPRRGRRTLILSDVLESGLPAAELYAHVAALLPTHGVERLVGIGAEISAHQQAFGEMQQVFFPTTEAFLEAFQPEQFHQETILVKGARRFEFERIVAAFQQKIHGTVLEVNLDALVHNLNFYRARLQPGTRLMVMVKAFAYGSGSYEVANLLQFHRADYLAVAYADEGVELRQHGISLPIMVMNPSPDSFQKLRQYHLEPEIYSFERLQEYLRAAQEQAMPAIHLKLDTGMRRLGFAEEDLPELCAMLREHAAHLRVASALTHLAGADEEQHNDFSRQQLAAFQRMAPQVETALGYSIIKHALNSAGIVRFPDAHYDMVRLGIGLYGVEASGQQPDALRPVSSLRTTISQIKTLAPGQTVGYGRRGEAVSHERRIATLAIGYADGYDRRFGNGVGEVVIRGQRAPLVGNVCMDMCMADVTHIAGAQAGDSAVVFGEEMPLREAAGRIGTIPYELLTNVSERVKRVFFAE